GCACCCAAGCCCCGCGATGCTGCCGTCCGGGCTCGTGCCACGGGCCCTGTCCCGCGAGCGCAGCCGGTTTCACGACACCCGGCTGGAGCCCGCCCTGCGGCTTACGTTCTCGAACACCGACCCGCGCACACGCAGGCCGGACGAGATCACAGCCGCCCATGCCGAGATCACGAAGCGCCTCGCCGCTCTTGAGATTTTGCTGAAAGCGCCCCTGTCGCGCGACCAGCTCTGGCTCGGCGATTGTGGGATCATCATTACCTGCGAATGGCTTGATATCATGGTGGAATATGGCGTCCTCCCAACCCTCGACATGGGGCCAGAGATCATCCGCTACCGCGCGCAGATGCAAGAGTTCGACGCCGTTGCGGCAGAGCTCGTCTGCTATCTGCCCCACATGCACGACTGGATGGACAGCAAGCACCGGTAAAGACGCGCTTAACTATGCGAGAAGAATTTCGCGCCTCGTCTCCACTAAATTAACGGTTTTGGTCGATCCTGCCCGCGTTTTGCGAGTGAAGGACATGTCGACATGGGCCACAGTTTCCGCGGTCTCCAAGGCGCGATCAAGGCGTGGGTGTTGGCAATCGTGCTTCTTGCGACCTCGACCACCGGGTGGGCCAAGTGCCGCGACCTGGTGAACGTGAAAAGCCTCGCAAGCATCGGCTTCCAGATGATGGACAACCCGTCGGAGACCTATTCCATCGGCTCTGCCCAGCGTATCGAACAGTTCTATTCGCAACTAGAGCGCCGCAAGCTGCGCCTCATGCTGGACGCTCAATACAAGGCGATCCATTTCCCAGAAATCATGACCTATTTCGCCAAGCTAGGCGAGCTGTCCAAAATCATCCGCCTCTATGGCAGCCGTGAAATGCGCCGCTACATCCACCGCGAAAAGCTGGTGGCGCAATCCCAGGCCGTAAAGCAAATCCTGAACCGCGCTTGCGCGGAGACTGCGAAGCCCGCAGCAAGCTCAAAAGAGGATCTGACTTCGCCAAGTCAGCTCATTGCGAAATCCTATGCAAAGAAGGCACGTCCGCCCGAGATCAACACGGGCCCGGCACTGCTCGCCAGCAGTTGGCCGCCGATGTTCCTGGCGTTGCTGACCTTCGCGACACTCGCCATAGCAGGACTGGCTACATTACTGAGCCGCAAGGAAATCAGGCACAAACAATCGAATGATAATGGGATCGAGGCGATCTTGAGCGCCGGTGACATGCGCATTTCCGGTCATATCCACGGTATCGACCCGGCGTCTTGCACCTTCGCGATCAATCCCATGCAGCGCGCCGCCGCCGAAGAGATGCTTGAGCAGCCCAAAGACCTCAAACTGGAGCTTTCCAGCGTGACCTTCCCCGTGACCTACGACGATCATTCGTTCGAAATTCCTGCCGGAGTGGGTCTGAGTTTCCGAACGCCTGTCATCGCAGATCAGATCGACACTCTGTGCGCCGAAGCAAGGTCGCGCCCGATCCGCACAAAAAAATGGCGAGGCCTTGGGCAGCCTCGCCATTCTATTCAGGCATAATTCTCTGGAGGGCGCATCGCGCCCGCGAGAGGCGCTTAGGACGCTTCAGAGATAAACTTCACCGCGTCGCCAAACGTCTGGATCGTCTCGGCGGCGTCGTCGGGGATCTCGATGCCGAACTCTTCTTCGAACGCCATAACCAGCTCAACGGTGTCCAGGCTGTCTGCGCCCAGATCATCGATGAAAGATGCGCTCTCGACGACCTTGTCTTCTTCCACACCCAGGTGCTCGACAACGATCTTTCTCACGCGGTCTGCAATGTCGCTCATATTGTGTTCCTCGTATTTGCTCGGGGCTCGCCCGCTTTTGTGGCGGGCAGGAAACCCCACCCAAGTCATATGGGCCAATTCGGCCTGTTTTTGCCGCTCGCACGGCCACCAAGGCTAGGCCCCGGCTCGGTTCTGCGCCGCCTATAGCATACCAAATGGGGAGTGCAAACGCTTATGCAACCCCGGCTAAAGCGGCGCAAAATGGCAACAGCGCGCCGCTCACAGCATCGCCATTCCGCCATTCACATGCAGCGTCGTGCCGGTGGTGTAGCCCGCCTCCGCACTCGCCAGATAGAGCGCGGCGGACGCGATTTCGGCCGCCTCGCCCATTCTTCCAGCCGGGATTTGCCCTAAGATGCCGGATTTCTGGTCGTCGGTCAGCTTGTCCGTCATCGCTGTGGTGATGAAGCCCGGTGCGATGCAATTGACGGTGATCCCGCGCGACGCGACCTCGTAGGCCAGCGATTTCGACATGCCCACCATGCCAGCCTTCGAGGCCGCGTAATTCGCCTGCCCCGGGTTGCCCGTCGCACCGACCACGGAGGAGATATTCACGATCCGCCCCCACCGCGCCTTCATCATGCCGCGCAGCACGCCTTTGCACAGTTTGAAGGTCGAGGTCAGGTTGACGTCGATCACCGACTGCCACTCATCGTCGGACATGCGCATGAACAGGTTGTCGCGCGTGATGCCCGCGTTGTTGACCAGGATATCCACGCTGCCCATCGCCTCCGCCGCTTGCTTCGGCAGCGCGTCGACCGCTTCGAAATCGCTCAGATTGCACGTCAGCACGTGGGCGCGGTCGCCCAACTCGCCCGCAAGCGCCTCTAATGGCTCGACCCGCGTGCCTGACAGGCCCACGGTCGCGCCCGCACCATGCAGCGCACGCGCAATATCGCCCCCAATCCCGCCAGACGCGCCCGTAATCAGCGCATTTTTTCCCTCTAAGTTGAACATCTTGCTGCCCTTTCCTGATCTTGTCTCAGCGTGTGACCACGCCATATCGTTCCAACTCGTCCCGGCTCATCACGTGGACCTCGTCAAAGGCCGCGGCCTCGACCGTGAACCAGTAAAACGCGTCCGAGCCCAGCATATCCTCGATATATCCGCGGGTCGGCTCATGCTGTCGTGCGCCGCGCGGGTAGTCCCGCGCCGACCCGAAGCCCGTTTGCCATTCATGCACGCCCACCACGGCCCCCGGGGCCACAACCCGGTCGACGCCCGCCAGAAACAGATCCACCCCGCCCGAATACACCTCGCTCGACGCGTCCATCCGCGTGGCCAGCCCTATATCGCGGATCGTGTAGCCCATCTCGGCCACGACCTCGTCATCGGTCGAGCCATCAATCCGGCCCAGCACCACCACCGCCACGCCCGGGTTTTCATCAAGAACGGACACGAATTGCCGCAAGGCGCGCGAGTTGATCACCCCGTCGAGCCGCAGTACCTCGCCATCGACGCGCATGTCGAGCGTCTGGGACATGTTCTCCACCGTCCCGCAGCCCGCCACCAGGGCGAGCGCCACGAGGCGGGCTTTAAGCACTCAGTGCCTCAACCGCCGCTTTCACGTCATCGGCCGAGCCCACGGCGCGGGTCGACACGGCACGGTCGATCCGGCGGACCATGCCGATCAGCGCCTTGCCCGCGCCCAGTTCCCAGATTTCGTCGACGCCCTGCGCGGCCATGTAGCCCACGCTCTCGCGCCAGCGGACAGAGCCTGTGATCTGCTCAATCAGCAGACGGCGGATCGCGTCAGGCTCGGAAACTGCCTCTGCCAAAACGTTCGAGACAACCGGCACCGCCGGTGTGTTGATCGCCACATCGGCCAGCGCGCCTTCCATCGCTTGCGCGGCGGGCTCCATGAGGGCGCAGTGGAACGGGGCCGACACCGGCAGCAGCACCGCGCGTTTCGCACCGCGTTCCTTGGCAAGCTCGACGGCCCGCTCGACCGCGGCCTTGTGGCCCGAGACCACGACCTGTCCGGGGTCATTGTCATTGGCCGCCTGGCATACTTCGCCCTGGGCCGAAGCTTGCGCGACATCTTGCACCGCCTCGAAGTCCAATCCCAAAAGCGCCGCCATGGCCCCCACGCCCACAGGCACCGCCTCCTGCATCGCAAGCCCGCGAACGCGCAGCAGACGCGCGGTGTCCGCAATCGAGAACGCCCCGGCGGCGCACAGGGCCGAATATTCACCCAGCGAATGACCCGCCACAAAAGATGCTGCGTCGACCCCCACGCCCTCGGATTTCAGCGCCGCCATCACGGCCATGGACGTCGCCATCAGGGCGGGCTGCGCATTTTGGGTCAGCGTCAGCGTTTCTTGCTCGCCCTCCCAGATCAGGCCGGACAGGTCCTCTCCAAGCGCTTCGTCCACCTCGTCGAACACCGCTTTGGCCTGCGGGTAGGCCTCCGCCAGATCGCGGCCCATTCCGATGGTTTGTGCCCCTTGGCCCGGAAATACGAATGCGCGCATGCTCTGCTCCCCCGTTTATCTTGGCCTCAATGACTAGCCCAGTGCCCAAGGCCCCACAAGCGCCCGCACAGATTCTCTGCATAGATAAAGATTTGCGCGCGCGCCCCGGCCCGCTACATGACGTGCAACACAAAACACGCGGAGCTTCCCCCATGCGCAGCAACACCGAAACGACCTATGGCGCGGTCGCCAAGTTCTTTCACTGGTCCATCGCCCTGCTGATCATCGCGATGATACCGCTTGGGATCTACGCCAACGACCTGCCCTATGACACCGGGGAGGCTCTGGCCGAGAAGGCGTGGTACTTCTCGCTGCACAAAACCATCGGTGTGACGATCTTCTTTCTCGCGCTGGCCCGCATCGCATGGGCGATCGCGCAGCCCAAGCCGGGGCAACTCAATGCCGATAAGCCGGTGGAGGCCGGGCTGGCCGCCCTCGCGCACTGGCTGCTTTACGCCTCGCTGGTGCTCGTCCCGCTGTCGGGCTGGATCCACCACGCCGCGACCACCGGCTTTGCGCCGATCTGGTGGCCCTTCGGGCAGGACCTGCCGCTGGTGCCAAAGGATGACGGCCTCGCGCATACGTTCAAATCCCTACACATCATCTTCGAGCGGGTGCTGGTGATTACCCTGCTGGCCCATATCGCCGGCGCGCTGAAGCACCACATCATCGACCGCGACCTGACCCTTGTGCGGATGTTGCCGGGCAAGCCGCCCTTCATCCGCCTGCCAGAGCAAAACCACCCAAGCTGGCCGATCTTCGGCGCGGTGGCGGTGTTTGCCGTCGCGCTGTCCACCGGTGCCGCGCTTGGCCTGTTCAAGCACAGCGCAGACACCCCTGCCGTGCCGACCCTCGCCGCTGTCGAAAGCGAGTGGCAGGTGCAGGACGGCACGCTCGGCCTCACCGTCCAGCAGCTTGGCAGCGCGGTCTCTGGCAGCTTCGAGGATTGGACCGCCGCGATCAATTTCTCCGAAGAGCCGAATGCCGAAGGCACTCACGGCGATGTGGAAGTGCAGATCGCCATCGGCTCACTCACCTTGGGCTCGGTCACCTCGCAGGCCATGGGCCCCGACTTCTTCGCCGCAGAGGCGCACCCGACCGCCGTGTTCAAGGCCGACCTATTGCCCGATGGCGAGAATTACGTGGCCGAGGGGACCCTGACGGTTAAGGGCAACACCCAGCCGGTCACCCTGCCCTTCACGCTGCAGATCGACGGGGACACGGCGGCGATGCAGGGCCAAACAACCCTGAACCGCACCAATTACAATGTGGGCGAAACGTACCCCGACGAAAGCTCGCTGGGCTTCGACGTGAATATCGAGGTCAACCTGACCGCAACCCGCTAAAGCTTGGCGAGCGCATCGGCGAAGAAAGTCTCCGCGCCGAAATTGCCGGATTTGAGCGTGATCGCGATCTGCGCGCCATCGCTTTCGGCAAAGCACCACGGGACACCCGGTGCGATCTCCGCGCCGATGGTCAACTGCCGCACGCCAAGCGCCTTGGTCACCGCGCCGGAGGTCTCCCCCCCGGCAACAACAAAGCGGCGCGCACCCAGATCGCGGGCGCGCAGGGCGATTGCGGCCAGCGCATCCTCGACCACGCACCCCGCCTGCGCCACGCCCAATGTGTCCTGCGCGGCTTTCACCTGCGCGGGTTCCGCGGTGGCATAGATTATTTTCTGCGCGTCCAGTGGCTGGGCCTCCAGCCACTCCAGCGCGGCCTGCGGGCCATGCTGCGCCAGCTCCAGCGGGTCAAGCCGGAACCCGTCGGCCTGCTGCAGGTATTCCGCCACCTGCGCGCGGGTCATGGCAGAGCAACTGCCCGACAAAACGATGGACGCGGGCGCGAGCGTCGGCGGCTGCATCTTCTCGGCATCCGCCGCCAAGGTGCCGTCGCGCAGGTACAGCTCCGGCAGCGCCATCGCGACGGCGGAGCCGCCGGTCAGGA
The nucleotide sequence above comes from Litoreibacter ponti. Encoded proteins:
- a CDS encoding glutathione S-transferase family protein produces the protein MYTVYSVDHSLYCAKLRLVLRHKRLEWRDVPPPGGTGSADYLSLVPTGNLPALVDGTLTLTDSEAIAEYLEEKHPSPAMLPSGLVPRALSRERSRFHDTRLEPALRLTFSNTDPRTRRPDEITAAHAEITKRLAALEILLKAPLSRDQLWLGDCGIIITCEWLDIMVEYGVLPTLDMGPEIIRYRAQMQEFDAVAAELVCYLPHMHDWMDSKHR
- a CDS encoding acyl carrier protein translates to MSDIADRVRKIVVEHLGVEEDKVVESASFIDDLGADSLDTVELVMAFEEEFGIEIPDDAAETIQTFGDAVKFISEAS
- the fabG gene encoding 3-oxoacyl-[acyl-carrier-protein] reductase, encoding MFNLEGKNALITGASGGIGGDIARALHGAGATVGLSGTRVEPLEALAGELGDRAHVLTCNLSDFEAVDALPKQAAEAMGSVDILVNNAGITRDNLFMRMSDDEWQSVIDVNLTSTFKLCKGVLRGMMKARWGRIVNISSVVGATGNPGQANYAASKAGMVGMSKSLAYEVASRGITVNCIAPGFITTAMTDKLTDDQKSGILGQIPAGRMGEAAEIASAALYLASAEAGYTTGTTLHVNGGMAML
- a CDS encoding alpha/beta hydrolase; this encodes MALALVAGCGTVENMSQTLDMRVDGEVLRLDGVINSRALRQFVSVLDENPGVAVVVLGRIDGSTDDEVVAEMGYTIRDIGLATRMDASSEVYSGGVDLFLAGVDRVVAPGAVVGVHEWQTGFGSARDYPRGARQHEPTRGYIEDMLGSDAFYWFTVEAAAFDEVHVMSRDELERYGVVTR
- the fabD gene encoding ACP S-malonyltransferase codes for the protein MRAFVFPGQGAQTIGMGRDLAEAYPQAKAVFDEVDEALGEDLSGLIWEGEQETLTLTQNAQPALMATSMAVMAALKSEGVGVDAASFVAGHSLGEYSALCAAGAFSIADTARLLRVRGLAMQEAVPVGVGAMAALLGLDFEAVQDVAQASAQGEVCQAANDNDPGQVVVSGHKAAVERAVELAKERGAKRAVLLPVSAPFHCALMEPAAQAMEGALADVAINTPAVPVVSNVLAEAVSEPDAIRRLLIEQITGSVRWRESVGYMAAQGVDEIWELGAGKALIGMVRRIDRAVSTRAVGSADDVKAAVEALSA
- a CDS encoding cytochrome b/b6 domain-containing protein; translated protein: MRSNTETTYGAVAKFFHWSIALLIIAMIPLGIYANDLPYDTGEALAEKAWYFSLHKTIGVTIFFLALARIAWAIAQPKPGQLNADKPVEAGLAALAHWLLYASLVLVPLSGWIHHAATTGFAPIWWPFGQDLPLVPKDDGLAHTFKSLHIIFERVLVITLLAHIAGALKHHIIDRDLTLVRMLPGKPPFIRLPEQNHPSWPIFGAVAVFAVALSTGAALGLFKHSADTPAVPTLAAVESEWQVQDGTLGLTVQQLGSAVSGSFEDWTAAINFSEEPNAEGTHGDVEVQIAIGSLTLGSVTSQAMGPDFFAAEAHPTAVFKADLLPDGENYVAEGTLTVKGNTQPVTLPFTLQIDGDTAAMQGQTTLNRTNYNVGETYPDESSLGFDVNIEVNLTATR